The following are encoded in a window of Bacillota bacterium genomic DNA:
- a CDS encoding D-lysine 5,6-aminomutase subunit alpha — translation MATRINVDTSLVERARRAARQIADGIEPEIAANTTTTIERTVLRLLGLNGVDEAGVPLPNVIVERAQAAGLLGDGIAYWIGSAMVHEGQSAAAIAHRIARGELELERIHAADESAVREAVETEASRMCAYIKGRRLERERLIEELDTAEPPYIYVIVATGNIYEDVTQATAAAKCGADIIAVIRSTAQSLLDYVPYGPTTEGYGGTYATQANFRIMREALDEVSRECGRYIRLVNYCSGLCMPEIAAIGAMERLDMMLNDAMYGILFRDINMRRTFIDQRFSRMINAYAGVVINTGEDNYLTTADAYEHAHTVLASQFINEELALRSGLRPGQIGLGHAFQMNPDMQDGFLYELAQAEMARAIFPHAPLKYMPPTKHMTGNIFKGHLMDAMFNLAGVISGQTIQLVGVLTEHIHTPFLQDRYLAIENARYVMNNARHLGHEISYRPGGKMEQRANEVLTKAVAMLEQVAEIGLMSAISQGMFAGVKRDPHGGRGLDGVVRKRDGYYNPFPDLFMKELSSPSFAPKLWRAAACPASGGAFDPEAGAGVAARMASGPGALTL, via the coding sequence ATCGCCACCAGGATCAACGTGGATACATCCCTCGTCGAACGCGCAAGACGGGCCGCGAGGCAGATCGCGGACGGCATAGAGCCCGAGATCGCGGCCAACACCACCACGACAATCGAGAGGACCGTTCTCCGGCTGCTCGGGCTGAACGGCGTGGACGAGGCAGGGGTCCCGCTTCCCAATGTGATAGTGGAACGCGCCCAGGCGGCCGGGCTCCTTGGCGATGGGATCGCGTACTGGATCGGGTCGGCGATGGTGCACGAGGGCCAGTCCGCCGCCGCGATCGCGCATAGGATCGCCCGCGGAGAGCTTGAGTTGGAGCGGATCCACGCCGCCGACGAAAGCGCCGTGCGAGAGGCGGTGGAGACCGAGGCCTCGCGGATGTGCGCGTACATCAAGGGCAGGCGTCTCGAGCGCGAGCGCCTGATAGAGGAGCTCGATACGGCCGAGCCTCCGTACATATACGTGATCGTCGCTACCGGCAACATATACGAGGACGTAACACAGGCGACCGCCGCCGCGAAGTGCGGTGCGGACATAATCGCGGTGATCCGTAGCACGGCTCAGAGCCTGCTCGACTACGTGCCCTATGGGCCAACCACGGAGGGTTACGGCGGAACGTACGCAACGCAGGCAAACTTCCGGATAATGCGTGAGGCTCTCGACGAGGTAAGCCGCGAATGTGGCAGGTACATACGCCTGGTGAACTACTGCTCCGGGCTGTGCATGCCCGAGATAGCCGCCATCGGGGCCATGGAGCGCCTCGACATGATGCTCAACGACGCGATGTACGGGATACTCTTTCGCGACATCAACATGCGCCGCACCTTCATTGATCAGCGATTCTCGAGGATGATAAACGCGTATGCCGGGGTGGTGATCAACACCGGCGAGGACAACTACCTCACGACGGCGGACGCTTACGAGCACGCTCACACGGTCCTCGCGTCGCAGTTCATCAACGAGGAGCTTGCGTTGCGGTCCGGCCTCCGGCCCGGGCAGATTGGGCTAGGACACGCCTTCCAGATGAACCCCGATATGCAGGATGGGTTCCTCTATGAGCTCGCCCAGGCTGAGATGGCGCGAGCCATTTTCCCCCATGCACCCCTGAAGTACATGCCGCCCACCAAGCACATGACTGGGAACATCTTCAAAGGACACCTCATGGACGCCATGTTCAACCTGGCGGGCGTCATCTCGGGCCAGACCATCCAGCTTGTGGGCGTCTTGACCGAGCACATACACACCCCGTTTCTGCAGGACAGGTACCTTGCTATCGAGAACGCGAGATACGTCATGAACAACGCCCGGCATCTCGGGCATGAGATCTCCTATAGGCCGGGCGGGAAGATGGAGCAGCGTGCCAACGAGGTGTTGACAAAGGCCGTGGCCATGCTGGAGCAAGTTGCGGAGATCGGCCTCATGTCCGCCATATCGCAAGGCATGTTCGCGGGAGTGAAGAGGGATCCGCACGGTGGGCGTGGCCTCGACGGGGTCGTGAGAAAGCGAGATGGCTACTATAACCCGTTCCCAGACCTTTTCATGAAGGAGCTGTCGTCCCCGAGCTTCGCGCCCAAACTTTGGCGTGCCGCCGCATGCCCGGCGTCTGGTGGCGCCTTCGACCCCGAGGCGGGGGCGGGAGTTGCTGCAAGAATGGCGTCTGGGCCTGGCGCTCTTACTCTGTGA